DNA sequence from the Streptomyces cinnabarinus genome:
GGATGTCTTCGCGCCCGGCCTGTCCTTCTTCTTCGACGCGCATGTCGACTTCTTCGAGGAGATCGCCAAGTTCCGTGCGGCCCGGCGGATCTGGGCGCGCTGGATGCGGGACGTGTACGGCGCCAAGTCGGAAAAGGCCCAGTGGCTGCGCTTCCACACGCAGACCGCGGGTGTCTCGCTGACCGCGCAGCAGCCGTACAACAACGTCGTGCGGACGGCGGTCGAGGCGCTGGCGGCGGTGCTGGGCGGGACGAACTCGCTGCACACCAATGCGCTGGACGAGACGCTGGCGCTGCCGTCCGAGCAGGCGGCGGAGATCGCGCTGCGGACGCAGCAGGTGCTGATGGAGGAGACCGGCGTCGCCAACGTCGCCGACCCGCTGGGCGGTTCGTGGTACATCGAGCAGCTCACGGACCGGATCGAGGCGGACGCGGAGAAGATCTTCGACCAGATCAAGGAGCGGGGGCTGCGGGCGCATCCCGACGGCCGCCACCCGATCGGGCCGATCACCTCCGGCATCCTGCGCGGTATCGAGGACGGCTGGTTCACCGGCGAGATCGCCGAGTCCGCCTTCCGCTATCAGCAGTCCCTGGAGAAGGGCGACAAGCGGGTCGTGGGCGTGAACGTCCACACCGGCTCGGTCACCGGGGATCTGGAGATCCTGCGGGTCAGCCATGAGGTGGAGCGCGAGCAGGTACGGGCGCTCGGTGGACGCAAGTCCGGCCGCGATGACGCGGCCGTGCGCTCCGCCCTGGACGCGATGCTCGCCGCCGCCCGTGACGGTTCCAACATGATCGAGCCGATGCTGGACGCGGTACGCGCGGAGGCGACACTGGGCGAGATCTGCGGGGTGCTGCGGGACGAGTGGGGCGTGTACACGGAGCCGGCGGGCTTCTGAGCGCTGGCGGGGGCGGGGGCGGGGGCGGGGCTACGACACCCGGTCGTTCCCCGCCGCCGCCAGTCCTGCCACCAGTACCGTCGTGAAGCTGCGGACCCATTCCTCGTCCGCCGGTTCCGCGCTCACCAGGCAGCGGTGGACCACCGCGCCCGCGACCACGTCGAAGATGAGATCCACCGTGCGGGAGGATTCCGACTCGTCCGTCTCCGGGGGGAGTTCACCACGGGCCTGAGCCCGGGAGCGGCCCTCCAGGACCAGACGTTTCTGGCGGTCGACGATGGAGGCCCGGATGCGTTCGCGCAGCGCCTCGTCGCGGGTGGACTCCGCCACCACCGCCATCAGCCCGCTCTTCGCCTCCGGGCGGGCCAGGATCGCCGCGAACTGAAGGACCACGCCCTCGATGTCCGCGCCGAGCGTGCCGCGGTCGGGGAGTTCCAGTTCGTCGAAGAGCTCCGCCACCGCGTCCACGACGAGTTCGTTCTTGCCGGACCAGCGGCGGTAGAGGGTCGTCTTCGCCACCCCCGCCCGCGTCGCCACGTCGGACAGCGTCAGTTTCGACCAGCCCAGCTCCACCAGCGCCTCCCGCGTCGCCGCGAGGATCGCGGCGTCCGCGGCCGCGCTGCGGGGACGCCCAGTGGCCCGTGGGGCGGGAGTGCTGCTCTGCATCCCACGACCATAACCACGACCCTGTCCGGTTGACGCCGTGAGGGAGATCACCAGAACCCGGTGTTCCGGAGGCACCCGGTGCCATTACGCTACGACTCGTAGCGAAACCACTGGCGTGGGGTGGGGACCCTCCGCCAAACAGCTTTTCTCATCGCTTTTCACTCGCGCGCGAGAACGGGGGAGGATAGACGCATGCAGCCACGGAACATGTCCATGAGCGGAGTCGTCGACCTCGCCGCGGTGAAGGCGGCCCAGGAGGCCAAGGCGAAGGCGGAGCAGGCGCGCGCCGAAACGGCCCGGCAGGGCGGGGGAGGGGCCGTCTCCCCCGCCGACCTCGTCATCGATGTCGATGAGGCCGGGTTCGAGAGGGACGTACTTCAGCGCTCCACCGAGGTCCCGGTCGTCATCGACTTCTGGGCCGAGTGGTGCCAGCCCTGCAAGCAGCTCAGCCCCGTCCTGGAGCGGCTCGCCGTCGAGTACGACGGCCGCTTCCTCCTTGCCAAGATCGACGTCGACGCCAACCAGATGCTGATGCAGCAGTTCGGGGTGCAGGGGATCCCCGCTGTGTTCGCCGTCGTCGCCGGCCAGGCGCTCCCGCTCTTCCAGGGCGCCGCGGGCGAGGCGCAGATCCGGGAGACCCTCGACCAACTGGTGACCGTCGCCGAGCAGCGGTTCGGGCTCACCGGTCTGACCGTCGACCCGGACGCCGAGCCCGGCACCGGCGCCCAGCCGGCGCCCGTAGTTCCGGCCGGTCCGCACGACGCGCTGCTGGAGGCCGCCGTACAGGCCCTGGACGCGGGGGACTTGGGCGGGGCGATCCGGGCATACCAGAACGTACTGACCGATGACCCGGGCAACAGCGAGGCGAAACTGGGTCTCGCGCAGGCCGAGTTGCTTCAGCGGGTGCAGGACGCCGATCCGCAGGCGGTGCGCAAGGAGGCCGCCGAGAAGCCGCAGGACGCGCGGGCGCAGATCGCCGCCGCCGACCTGGATCTGGTGGGCGGTCATGTGGAGGACGCCTTCGGGCGCCTCATCGACGCGGTGCAGCGCACCGCGGGCGACGAGCGGGAAGCCGTACGGCTGCGGCTTCTTGAGCTGTTCGAGGTCGTCGGCGCCGAGGACCCGAGGGTCGCGGCGGCGCGCAGAGCCCTTGCTCGCGCCCTGTTCTGAGCGAGTCGCGGGCCCCGTTCTGACCAGTCACTAAACGCGAGGGTCTGTGTGGCCCGAGTGAAAGAACGGGCCGACGGAGTGTCAGTGCGGCCGCGCTTTACCAAATCTTGGTAATCGCGGCCGCTGTTACTGCCAGTAAATCGAGGGCGTTGTTCTGTCGGATTCTGTCCGGCGATTCCCGGATATGTCAGCCCGCCTGAGGCGACCCTGCGTCGCCGTCCGAGACCGACGGGTCGTTGTTCGGTTATCCGGCCGTTACTAGCGAGTAACGAACCCCCTTGTGCGGGCGGCGAGAATGCACCACGATCGGCGACGCTCGGTCCATTCCCGTACGACCCGACAGCCGGTCGGGGCGGCGGGATTCCAGGGTCCCCACCGAGCAGAACCGGCGGCAGTGGAGCCGGTTCTTGGACAGGGGGGTCTTCGCTCAACGGCGAAGCCTGTCCAGCAAGGTTGTGCGTGATGCGTGTCAGGCGCGACCAGTGGTTGTCGCTCGGGGGTGATCGCCGGTGATTCGGGCGCGGTTCGCGCCGCCGAGCGCTAGCGCTCCCCTTCCCGAGGACGTAGCACTTCTCCCATCCCTGCCCGGCTGAGCCGTCGAGTCGTATGGGGCAGTCAGGGCCAGGAGATGTACGTCCGAGAAGGAGGAAATATGGAGTCCCAGGTGCGTGGCGGGACCAGATGGAAGCGGTTCGCCGTCGTGATGGTGCCCAGCGTGGCCGCCACGGCTGCGATAGGTGTCGCCCTCGCGCAGGGCGCTCTCGCCGCGTCGTTCAGCGTGTCGGGCCAGTCGTTCAAGGTGACGACTGATCAGCTCGACGGTACGGGCTTCGCCCAGTACGGAGCCCTCGATGAGGGCTACACGATGACCGGCAAG
Encoded proteins:
- a CDS encoding TetR/AcrR family transcriptional regulator; protein product: MQSSTPAPRATGRPRSAAADAAILAATREALVELGWSKLTLSDVATRAGVAKTTLYRRWSGKNELVVDAVAELFDELELPDRGTLGADIEGVVLQFAAILARPEAKSGLMAVVAESTRDEALRERIRASIVDRQKRLVLEGRSRAQARGELPPETDESESSRTVDLIFDVVAGAVVHRCLVSAEPADEEWVRSFTTVLVAGLAAAGNDRVS
- a CDS encoding tetratricopeptide repeat protein, which produces MQPRNMSMSGVVDLAAVKAAQEAKAKAEQARAETARQGGGGAVSPADLVIDVDEAGFERDVLQRSTEVPVVIDFWAEWCQPCKQLSPVLERLAVEYDGRFLLAKIDVDANQMLMQQFGVQGIPAVFAVVAGQALPLFQGAAGEAQIRETLDQLVTVAEQRFGLTGLTVDPDAEPGTGAQPAPVVPAGPHDALLEAAVQALDAGDLGGAIRAYQNVLTDDPGNSEAKLGLAQAELLQRVQDADPQAVRKEAAEKPQDARAQIAAADLDLVGGHVEDAFGRLIDAVQRTAGDEREAVRLRLLELFEVVGAEDPRVAAARRALARALF
- a CDS encoding acyl-CoA mutase large subunit family protein; the protein is MDADAIEEGRRRWQARYDASRKREADFTTLSGDSVEPVYGPRPGDTYDGFERIGWPGEYPFTRGLYPTGYRGRTWTIRQFAGFGNAEQTNERYKMILANGGGGLSVAFDMPTLMGRDSDDPRSLGEVGHCGVAIDSAADMEVLFKDIPLGDVTTSMTISGPAVPVFCMYLVAAERQGVDPAVLNGTLQTDIFKEYIAQKEWLFQPEPHLRLIGDLMEHCAAGIPAYKPLSVSGYHIREAGATAAQELAYTLADGFGYVELGLSRGLDVDVFAPGLSFFFDAHVDFFEEIAKFRAARRIWARWMRDVYGAKSEKAQWLRFHTQTAGVSLTAQQPYNNVVRTAVEALAAVLGGTNSLHTNALDETLALPSEQAAEIALRTQQVLMEETGVANVADPLGGSWYIEQLTDRIEADAEKIFDQIKERGLRAHPDGRHPIGPITSGILRGIEDGWFTGEIAESAFRYQQSLEKGDKRVVGVNVHTGSVTGDLEILRVSHEVEREQVRALGGRKSGRDDAAVRSALDAMLAAARDGSNMIEPMLDAVRAEATLGEICGVLRDEWGVYTEPAGF